A single genomic interval of Nerophis ophidion isolate RoL-2023_Sa linkage group LG11, RoL_Noph_v1.0, whole genome shotgun sequence harbors:
- the LOC133562060 gene encoding transmembrane protein 158, which produces MLNKCPTLLLALTAVAGLVQRCQGWSDEDLLLPPANSSNSFLSNLEVDVRLSKRSVEGSEASPDASPPQTVSQCNVSVQRLLPASLVARWDSSFGFQCDVLIYTTNNHGRAFFSASFNRAISPVVIEHLGTTGGQQELRLCVGCGLSRYRRLGPARQRGQQSGDQVNFCCVDFSLDELKGDKSWRLNRKPIESTLVACFMTLVIIVWSVAALIWPVPIIAGFLPNGMEQRRPR; this is translated from the coding sequence ATGCTGAACAAGTGTCCGACCCTCCTGCTGGCTCTCACCGCGGTGGCCGGACTTGTCCAGCGATGCCAGGGCTGGAGCGACGAGGACCTGCTCCTGCCGCCCGCCAACTCCTCCAACAGCTTCCTGTCCAACCTGGAGGTGGACGTGCGCCTGTCCAAGAGGTCCGTGGAGGGGAGCGAAGCCTCGCCGGACGCGTCGCCGCCGCAGACTGTGTCCCAGTGCAACGTCAGCGTCCAGAGACTGCTGCCCGCCTCGCTGGTGGCCCGCTGGGACAGCAGCTTCGGCTTCCAGTGCGACGTGCTCATCTACACCACCAACAACCACGGGCGGGCTTTTTTCTCCGCTTCCTTCAACCGCGCCATCTCGCCGGTGGTCATCGAGCACCTGGGGACCACCGGGGGTCAGCAGGAGTTGAGGCTGTGCGTGGGCTGCGGGCTGTCCCGCTACAGGAGGCTGGGCCCCGCCAGGCAGAGGGGCCAGCAGAGCGGGGACCAGGTCAATTTCTGCTGCGTGGATTTCAGCCTCGACGAGCTGAAGGGTGACAAAAGTTGGAGGCTGAACAGAAAACCCATCGAGTCGACACTTGTGGCTTGTTTCATGACTCTGGTCATCATCGTGTGGAGTGTTGCTGCTCTCATATGGCCGGTTCCTATCATTGCAGGCTTCCTGCCTAACGGGATGGAGCAGAGAAGACCCAGGTGA